GGCACCGGCCGTCGGGGCCGCTGATGTGCATGGAGTTCTGGTGCGGCTGGTTCGACCACTGGGGCACGGAGCACACGGTGCGGGGTGCGGAGGACGCGGCGGAGGCGCTGCGGGAGATCCTGGGGTGCGGGGCGTCGGTGAACGTCTACATGGCGCACGGGGGTTCGAACTTCGGCGGGTGGGCGGGGGCGAACCGCGCCGGCGCGTTGCACGGGGGGCGGCTGCTGCCGACGGTGACCTCGTACGACTACGACGCGCCGGTGGACGAGTGGGGGCGGCCGACGGAGAAGTTCCACCGCTTCCGGGAGGTGCTGGCGGAGTACGCGGCGGGGCCGCTGCCGGAGGTGCCGGAGCCGCCGGCCCGGCTGGCGGCGCCGGTGCGGGCGGACCTCGCGGAGTGGGCGTCGCTGGACGCGGTCCTGGAGGCGCTGGGCGGCGCGGAGGTCGAGGCGGGGGTGCCGCCGGCCTTCGAGGAGCTGGACGTGGACCGGGGTCTGGTGCGGTACCGCTTCGCCGTGCCGGGTCCCCGGCAGCCGTATCCGCTCGCGGTGGCGGGGCTGCGGGACCGCGCGCAGGTGTGGGTGGACGGGGTCTTCGCCGGGGTGCTCACGGAGGAGGACGCGGCGCTGCCGGAGCCGGTGGCGGGTCCGGCCGCGGTGGATCTGTGGGTGGAGTCGCTGGGCCGGGTGAACTACGGGCCGCGGCTGGCGGAGCCGAAGGGGGTCACCGGCGGGCTGCTGCACGAGCGGCAGTACGTGCACGGGGTACGGGCCCGGGGCCTGCGCCTGGACGCGTTCACGGCGGAGGCGGTCGGCGGCCGGGTGCCGTTCCGGAAGGCGGCGGAGCGGGGTGACGGGCGGGGCCTGTACCGGGCTTCGGTGGAGGTCGCGGGCGCGGGGGACGCGGAGCTGCGGCTGGCGGGCGCGGGGCGGGGCTTCGTCTGGGTGAACGGCTTCTGCCTGGGCCGGTACTGGCCGGCGGCGGGCCCGCAGGAGGGCCTGTTCGTGCCGGGGCCGGTGCTGCGGGAGGGCACGAACGAGGTGTGGGTGCTGGAGGTGGAGGGCGAGGGTCCGGCCACGGTGGAACTGGGCTGAGCCGTGCGCGGGGAGGGCCCCGGGGCGCTGTGCCGCCCCGGGGCCCGGTTCGTGGGTGACAGCGGGGCCGCGGTCGTGGTGACAGCGGGGCCGCGGTCGTGGTGACGGCGTGGCCGCGTCTCGTGGTGACAGCGTGGCCGCGGTCGTGGTGACGGCGTGGCCGCGTCTCGTGGTGACAGCGTGGCCGCGGTCGTGGTTACAGCGTGGCCGCGGCGGACTTGATCGCGGCGGCGAAGGTCGAGACCTCCGTGTAGACGCCGGGGTAGCCGGCCCGCGCGCAGCCCTCGCCCCAGCTCACGATGCCGACCTGGATCCAGGCGCCGGCGTTGTCCTTGCGGAACATCGGGCCGCCGGAGTCGCCCTGGCAGGTGTCGACGCCGCCCTGGTCGTAGCCGGCGCAGATCTCCTCGGACGGGACGAGGTCGCTGCCGTACGCGGCCTGGCAGGAGGCGTCCGAGACGAAGGGGACGTTCGCCTTGAGGAGGTACCGCTGCTGGGAGCCGCCCTCGCGGGCCGCGCCCCAGCCGGCCACGGTGAAGGTGCCGCTGTTGTACGCGGTGGTCTCGGCGATCTTCAGGGTGGGCAGCGAGGTGATGGGGCTGGCGAGCTTGATGAGCGCCCAGTCCTTGCCCTTGCCGTTGTAGCCGGGGGCCTGGAGGACCTTGGTGGAGCGGACCTTGATGGCGCTGCTGGAGTAGAGGTCCACGACGCCGGCGGTGGCGGTGATGGAGGTGTTGGTGCCGGAGCCGCTGACGCAGTGGGCGGCGGTGAGGACGATCTGCGGGGTGATCAGGGAGCCGCCGCAGCCCATGGAGAGCCGGACCATCCAGGGGAACTCGCCCTGGGCGGCGCGGGTGCCGCCGACGACCGGCGTGGGGGCGGCGGTGGCGGTGGAGACGGGCTGGAGGCTGAGCGCGGCGAGCGCGACGGCGCCGGCGGCGGCGAGTTTCTGCAGGGTGCGGACGAGTCGGTTCTTCTGCACGGTCTGCCTTCTCTCGTGGGGGGTTCGTGCATGGGGGGTTCGCGGCCCTGGCGGTGGGGTGCGCACGGATCGCGGACGGTGTCGACCCCGGCCGGAGTGACATGCGCCCGTCAAGGCATGTCCGGATTATGGACAGTCCTCAACTGCCGCCACAAGGAAGCCTTTTCGGCCAGACGCCATGGCCGGACCGTACAGTGGAGAGGGAGGGGGAACGCCCATGACGGACCGACACAGGGCCGACCGGGTCGGCCGCGACACCCACGGGGTGGAGCACGGCTTCCCCCATCGGGAGGCGGTCCGGGCCTCGCTCACCGCGCTCTACCGGCGCCTCGGG
The Streptomyces roseofulvus genome window above contains:
- a CDS encoding beta-galactosidase family protein; this translates as MSTFAVGDEDFLLDGRPVRLLSGALHYFRVHEGHWAHRLGMLRAMGLDCVETYVPWNLHEPGPGRYADPEALGRFLDVVAAAGMRAIVRPGPYICAEWENGGLPHWLTGPLGRRVRTRDPEFLGPVERWFRRLLPQVVARQVDRGGPVVMVQVENEYGSYGSDARYLEWLAGLLRECGVSVPLFTSDGPEDHMLTGGSVPGVLATANFGSGAAEGFAVLRRHRPSGPLMCMEFWCGWFDHWGTEHTVRGAEDAAEALREILGCGASVNVYMAHGGSNFGGWAGANRAGALHGGRLLPTVTSYDYDAPVDEWGRPTEKFHRFREVLAEYAAGPLPEVPEPPARLAAPVRADLAEWASLDAVLEALGGAEVEAGVPPAFEELDVDRGLVRYRFAVPGPRQPYPLAVAGLRDRAQVWVDGVFAGVLTEEDAALPEPVAGPAAVDLWVESLGRVNYGPRLAEPKGVTGGLLHERQYVHGVRARGLRLDAFTAEAVGGRVPFRKAAERGDGRGLYRASVEVAGAGDAELRLAGAGRGFVWVNGFCLGRYWPAAGPQEGLFVPGPVLREGTNEVWVLEVEGEGPATVELG
- a CDS encoding S1 family peptidase, which codes for MQKNRLVRTLQKLAAAGAVALAALSLQPVSTATAAPTPVVGGTRAAQGEFPWMVRLSMGCGGSLITPQIVLTAAHCVSGSGTNTSITATAGVVDLYSSSAIKVRSTKVLQAPGYNGKGKDWALIKLASPITSLPTLKIAETTAYNSGTFTVAGWGAAREGGSQQRYLLKANVPFVSDASCQAAYGSDLVPSEEICAGYDQGGVDTCQGDSGGPMFRKDNAGAWIQVGIVSWGEGCARAGYPGVYTEVSTFAAAIKSAAATL